A genomic window from Cloacibacillus evryensis DSM 19522 includes:
- a CDS encoding dihydroxyacetone kinase subunit DhaK, whose protein sequence is MAMKKFINDSETLTKELLKGMALAFPDKIEVRGNNLVINKNIEKADRVHIVTLGGAGHEPALSGFVGDGMFDISVVGDVFAAPGPAACFEALSLAAAPKGALFVVLNHAGDMMTAEMTMEQVEDAGIKVARVTTQEDISNAPRSDGGNRRGLVGCIPLAKIAGGAAAMGRDLEAVRAVAQKFADNMATIAVACRGATHPANGAEISHFDDKDMEIGMGQHGEGGGGRMTMKSARETAAIMTQALLDDLSIEKGEEVMLIVNGSGATTLMEQLIVFKDCVEYLKDKGVKVAASHVGELLTVQEAAGFQLFMARMDDEMMKYWKAPCDTPYYTVK, encoded by the coding sequence ATGGCGATGAAAAAATTTATCAACGACTCGGAGACACTCACGAAGGAACTGCTCAAGGGCATGGCGCTTGCCTTCCCGGATAAGATCGAAGTGCGCGGGAACAATCTTGTCATCAACAAAAATATAGAAAAGGCCGACCGCGTCCATATCGTCACCCTTGGCGGCGCGGGCCATGAGCCGGCGCTCTCCGGCTTCGTCGGCGACGGCATGTTCGATATATCGGTCGTCGGCGACGTCTTCGCCGCCCCCGGACCGGCCGCCTGCTTTGAGGCGCTTTCCCTCGCCGCCGCGCCTAAAGGGGCGCTCTTCGTCGTGCTGAACCACGCGGGAGACATGATGACCGCCGAAATGACGATGGAACAGGTGGAGGACGCGGGGATCAAAGTGGCGCGCGTCACGACGCAGGAGGATATCTCGAACGCGCCGCGCTCCGACGGCGGCAACCGCCGCGGGCTCGTAGGCTGCATCCCCCTCGCGAAGATCGCCGGCGGAGCCGCCGCTATGGGCAGGGACCTTGAAGCGGTGCGCGCCGTCGCGCAGAAATTCGCCGACAACATGGCGACGATCGCCGTCGCCTGCCGCGGCGCCACTCACCCGGCAAACGGAGCCGAAATATCCCACTTTGACGACAAGGACATGGAGATCGGCATGGGACAGCACGGCGAGGGCGGCGGCGGGCGCATGACGATGAAGAGCGCGCGGGAGACCGCGGCGATCATGACCCAGGCCCTGCTTGACGACCTCTCCATCGAAAAGGGCGAGGAAGTCATGCTCATCGTCAACGGCTCGGGGGCGACGACGCTTATGGAACAGCTCATCGTCTTCAAAGACTGCGTCGAATATCTTAAAGACAAGGGCGTCAAAGTCGCTGCCTCACATGTCGGCGAGCTGCTGACGGTGCAGGAGGCGGCCGGCTTCCAGCTCTTCATGGCGCGCATGGACGACGAAATGATGAAATACTGGAAGGCTCCCTGCGACACGCCCTACTACACGGTGAAATAG
- a CDS encoding LysR family transcriptional regulator, producing MDIESLKFFIEVRNSGNITNTANAFYVTQSAVSKRLSMLEAELGVQLFQRGKGRSRAVITPAGESFAEIAERILLLHRQALSLKCGAERRTLTIACINSVQDYILPPFITEIQRKDRNLCVTIEDHHSVEIFPLLEKKMVDIGITQAPAPFPDLRSLLLFQEGYRVVMRPSGTGLHAGAVHPEQLPAEHEIFEAFDSEFQHWHDYWWRPSGAKIRVNTTPTAERYFSDPEDWIIVPDSVAVKMELDGFVSFALAVTPPVHRCYLVCGKDNGDASVEGFVEEALAYFKEKGRRY from the coding sequence ATGGATATTGAATCTTTGAAATTCTTTATAGAGGTGCGAAATTCCGGCAATATCACCAACACGGCCAATGCCTTTTATGTAACGCAGTCCGCCGTGAGCAAAAGGCTCTCGATGCTTGAGGCGGAACTTGGCGTCCAGCTCTTTCAGCGCGGCAAAGGCAGATCCCGCGCGGTGATCACGCCGGCGGGGGAGTCATTTGCGGAGATCGCCGAGCGCATCCTGCTGCTCCACCGGCAGGCTCTGTCGCTGAAGTGCGGCGCGGAACGGCGGACGCTGACGATCGCCTGTATCAACAGCGTCCAGGATTATATCCTGCCGCCCTTCATCACCGAGATTCAGCGGAAGGATCGAAATTTGTGCGTGACAATAGAGGATCACCATTCGGTGGAAATATTCCCTTTGCTGGAAAAGAAGATGGTGGACATCGGCATCACGCAGGCCCCTGCGCCATTTCCCGACCTGCGTTCGCTCCTTCTCTTTCAGGAGGGCTACCGCGTCGTTATGCGTCCCTCCGGCACCGGCCTGCACGCAGGGGCGGTCCATCCGGAGCAGCTGCCCGCGGAGCATGAGATATTTGAGGCATTCGACAGCGAGTTCCAGCACTGGCATGATTACTGGTGGCGTCCGTCCGGCGCGAAGATCCGCGTAAACACGACGCCGACCGCGGAGCGTTATTTTTCAGACCCCGAGGACTGGATCATCGTCCCGGATTCCGTTGCGGTGAAGATGGAGCTGGACGGATTCGTGTCCTTCGCGCTGGCGGTAACGCCGCCTGTCCACCGCTGCTATCTCGTCTGCGGCAAGGACAACGGAGACGCCTCCGTGGAGGGCTTTGTCGAAGAGGCCCTCGCCTACTTCAAGGAAAAAGGCCGCCGCTATTGA
- a CDS encoding IS3 family transposase: MKKAGLQAEIRKKKKFKVMSGNIHSYENILNREFRSDRPNQKLVTDITYIRTKKGNIFLSMIKDLFDNSIQGYQISRNNNIKLVSDTLKKAFENNNKVVADGPILHSDQGFQYTSHAYFNLTQRYGLKVSMSRKGNCLDNACAENFFSHIKSELVNRVKWENYEEAKDAIDEYIRYYNNDRIQIKLKKAPMQYRSLFIE; encoded by the coding sequence ATGAAAAAAGCGGGACTTCAAGCGGAAATAAGAAAAAAGAAAAAGTTTAAAGTGATGTCAGGAAATATCCACAGCTATGAGAATATCCTGAACAGAGAATTTCGTTCCGACAGACCAAACCAGAAACTGGTTACTGATATCACATATATACGAACAAAAAAGGGTAATATATTCCTCTCCATGATAAAAGATCTCTTTGATAATTCCATACAGGGATATCAAATCAGTCGTAATAATAATATTAAGTTAGTAAGCGATACATTGAAGAAAGCATTTGAAAATAATAATAAGGTGGTCGCTGATGGACCAATCCTCCACAGCGACCAGGGGTTTCAATATACAAGCCATGCATATTTCAACCTGACACAAAGATACGGACTCAAGGTCTCGATGTCAAGGAAAGGAAATTGTTTGGATAATGCCTGTGCAGAAAACTTCTTTAGTCACATTAAATCAGAACTCGTCAACCGAGTAAAATGGGAGAACTACGAGGAGGCCAAAGATGCTATAGACGAATATATAAGGTATTATAATAACGACAGGATACAGATAAAATTGAAAAAGGCTCCGATGCAATATCGAAGTCTCTTTATTGAATAA
- a CDS encoding threonine ammonia-lyase yields MPLTITEIEEAKKRIAPYIVETPLIRLQNLDSYLGCKVYAKLESLQKTGSFKLRGAVNKLLTLSREQLDRGIVAASSGNHGKALSYAAGLLGVKCTIVMPRTAPQNKIDAIGKLGAEVVLCETSERFKIAGEICRERGCTMAPPFDDYEIMAGQGTAGLEIFAQCPELDCVISPVSGGGLLGGVSAALKARSGGRIRVVGAEPELLPHYRQSLAAGERVTVPQRLTVADALVSQTPGVKNFPVVAANTDEVVCVSEEYIKKGMKLMLTEGKLLAEPASCIGAGALLEGRVKVREDEKVCLLISGGNVSFERLEILKDVNI; encoded by the coding sequence ATGCCGTTGACAATCACTGAGATCGAAGAAGCAAAAAAGCGTATCGCACCATATATCGTGGAAACGCCTTTGATCAGGCTGCAAAATCTGGACTCCTATCTTGGCTGCAAGGTCTACGCAAAGCTTGAATCGCTGCAAAAGACCGGCTCCTTCAAACTGCGCGGGGCGGTCAACAAGCTGCTGACGCTTTCGCGCGAGCAGCTTGACCGCGGGATCGTCGCCGCCTCATCCGGCAACCACGGCAAGGCGCTCTCCTACGCGGCGGGGCTGCTCGGCGTGAAGTGCACCATCGTCATGCCGCGCACGGCGCCGCAAAATAAAATCGACGCGATCGGAAAGCTGGGGGCGGAGGTCGTCCTCTGCGAAACTTCCGAACGTTTTAAAATCGCCGGCGAAATATGCCGCGAACGCGGCTGCACGATGGCGCCGCCCTTTGACGATTATGAGATAATGGCCGGACAGGGAACCGCCGGCCTTGAGATATTTGCACAATGTCCGGAGCTCGACTGCGTGATCTCACCCGTAAGCGGCGGCGGACTGCTCGGCGGCGTCTCCGCGGCTCTGAAGGCCCGTTCCGGCGGAAGGATACGCGTCGTGGGCGCGGAGCCGGAATTGCTGCCGCACTACAGGCAAAGCCTCGCCGCGGGTGAGCGCGTCACCGTCCCGCAGCGGCTCACCGTGGCCGACGCGCTCGTCTCGCAGACGCCGGGCGTTAAAAACTTCCCCGTCGTCGCGGCCAATACGGACGAAGTCGTCTGCGTTTCGGAAGAATATATCAAGAAAGGTATGAAGCTGATGCTGACGGAGGGCAAGCTGCTCGCGGAACCGGCCTCCTGCATCGGCGCGGGAGCTCTGCTCGAGGGGCGCGTCAAAGTGAGGGAGGACGAAAAGGTCTGCCTGCTCATCTCCGGCGGCAACGTGAGCTTTGAACGGCTCGAAATATTGAAGGATGTAAATATATAG
- the lsrF gene encoding 3-hydroxy-5-phosphonooxypentane-2,4-dione thiolase, which translates to MADKIGNILAKDYGLDRPVEQKSFYVKGAEHCDWGMKDRLSRIFDPKSGRTVMLAFDHGYIMGPTAGLERLDLAIPPLAPYADVLMATRGAIKTCVPPTFNKAIALRSTTDTSVLHEDLSFGRIGVDVEDAIRLNASCIVVQTFVGSKNEVGSFKNLSDMINAGNRYGIPVMGVTAVGKEMERTKRYFQLATRILAELGAQIIKTYYCDGFEEVTAACPVPIVIAGGKKTPEKEALEMAYNAIRDGAAGVDMGRNIFQSENPAAMLQAVRAVVHEKATAAEGYDLFLSLL; encoded by the coding sequence ATGGCAGACAAGATAGGAAATATATTGGCGAAAGACTACGGCCTCGACAGGCCGGTGGAACAGAAGAGCTTCTACGTCAAAGGCGCCGAACACTGCGACTGGGGCATGAAGGACCGCCTGTCGCGTATCTTCGACCCCAAGAGCGGGCGCACCGTCATGCTCGCCTTCGACCACGGATACATCATGGGGCCGACGGCGGGGCTTGAACGCCTTGACCTTGCGATCCCTCCGCTCGCGCCCTACGCCGACGTGCTGATGGCGACGCGCGGGGCGATAAAAACCTGCGTGCCCCCCACCTTCAATAAGGCGATCGCGCTGCGCAGCACCACCGACACCAGCGTGCTGCACGAGGATCTGAGCTTCGGGCGCATAGGCGTGGACGTTGAGGACGCCATCCGCCTCAACGCCTCCTGCATCGTCGTCCAGACCTTCGTCGGCTCAAAAAACGAAGTGGGGAGCTTCAAAAACCTCAGCGATATGATCAACGCCGGAAACCGCTACGGCATCCCCGTGATGGGCGTGACGGCAGTCGGCAAAGAGATGGAGCGCACAAAGCGCTACTTCCAGCTCGCGACGCGCATCCTGGCCGAACTCGGCGCGCAGATAATCAAGACCTACTACTGCGATGGCTTCGAGGAGGTTACCGCGGCCTGTCCTGTGCCGATCGTCATCGCGGGCGGCAAAAAGACCCCCGAAAAGGAGGCGCTGGAGATGGCCTACAACGCCATCCGTGATGGCGCAGCGGGCGTCGATATGGGGCGCAACATCTTCCAGTCGGAGAACCCGGCGGCGATGCTGCAGGCGGTGCGGGCCGTAGTGCACGAAAAGGCGACGGCGGCGGAGGGTTACGATCTTTTCCTCTCCCTGCTGTAA
- a CDS encoding helix-turn-helix domain-containing protein encodes MRKRKTEERIKAIEMHKQGIPRRRIAEELGVSHDSVKTWISLYKSGQKDLLDDTRKKRTYSKAVKLEAVSAHLEEGRTMVDVTSSFNISSPSLLRRWCKEFIEQGDISSSKQDCPDKKLEVTNSIEKIKELEMQVDVLKKALELQRW; translated from the coding sequence ATGCGTAAACGTAAAACAGAAGAAAGAATAAAAGCAATTGAGATGCACAAACAGGGAATTCCACGAAGGCGGATTGCTGAAGAACTTGGTGTTAGTCATGATTCTGTTAAAACATGGATATCTTTATATAAGAGCGGACAGAAGGACTTACTGGATGATACAAGGAAAAAAAGAACCTACAGCAAGGCTGTAAAACTTGAAGCTGTTTCGGCTCATTTAGAAGAGGGACGTACTATGGTAGATGTTACCTCATCTTTTAACATTTCAAGTCCCTCTCTTTTAAGACGATGGTGTAAGGAATTTATCGAACAAGGGGATATTTCTAGTTCAAAACAAGACTGTCCAGATAAGAAATTGGAAGTTACAAATAGCATAGAAAAGATTAAAGAGCTGGAAATGCAGGTCGATGTATTAAAAAAAGCCTTAGAGCTGCAAAGGTGGTGA
- a CDS encoding nitroreductase family protein, with amino-acid sequence MTSAIMKRRSIRKFTAEKVPADSAMRIVEAGAAAPSAMNKRPVRFILLDKAAMAALAERIDQKGPFLEGQWAIAVCGDRRGYGPGSGWLEDCAAAMENMLIAATELGLGSLWYGVYARAAKEPPVREFLKLPDEVEVCGIAVIGHAAEEKEPHRGVDSSILHIGCWKE; translated from the coding sequence ATGACGTCCGCAATCATGAAACGCCGGAGTATAAGAAAGTTTACGGCGGAAAAGGTCCCCGCCGACAGTGCGATGAGGATAGTCGAGGCCGGAGCCGCCGCGCCCAGCGCCATGAATAAGCGCCCCGTGCGCTTCATTCTGCTTGATAAGGCGGCGATGGCTGCCCTCGCGGAAAGGATAGACCAAAAAGGCCCCTTCCTTGAAGGGCAATGGGCTATCGCCGTCTGCGGCGACCGCCGGGGCTACGGCCCGGGAAGCGGCTGGCTCGAAGACTGCGCCGCGGCGATGGAAAATATGCTGATCGCGGCGACGGAGCTGGGACTCGGCTCCCTCTGGTACGGCGTATACGCGCGCGCCGCTAAAGAACCTCCGGTGAGGGAATTCCTCAAGCTGCCGGATGAGGTGGAAGTCTGCGGCATCGCCGTCATCGGACACGCCGCCGAGGAGAAGGAGCCGCACCGGGGAGTAGATTCTTCCATTCTTCATATCGGCTGCTGGAAGGAATAG
- the dhaL gene encoding dihydroxyacetone kinase subunit DhaL, with protein sequence MEKLEYSRFVEMLGSAASAIAAAKDELTELDSQIGDGDHGTTMVKVMEKVRETAESYGGGDFKGMLSAVGMAVLNMGGGATVPLFGSLFSGMARAIPEGVSELTKEQLAEALKSGEARLLKFSKAPLGAKTMVDALTPAVAAFAECGGDIAASLEAARLAAHEGCMKTKDYVAHFGRAKNLGERALGVPDPGAVSVSIIFKAFAKTAAEN encoded by the coding sequence ATGGAAAAACTTGAATACAGCCGTTTCGTAGAGATGCTCGGCAGCGCCGCGTCGGCGATCGCGGCGGCGAAGGACGAGCTTACGGAGCTTGATTCGCAGATAGGCGACGGCGACCACGGCACGACGATGGTAAAAGTGATGGAGAAGGTGCGGGAGACCGCCGAAAGCTATGGGGGCGGCGATTTCAAAGGAATGCTCTCGGCAGTCGGCATGGCCGTGCTCAATATGGGCGGCGGAGCCACCGTGCCGCTCTTCGGTTCCCTCTTCTCGGGCATGGCGCGCGCGATACCCGAAGGCGTGAGCGAACTGACGAAAGAGCAGCTTGCGGAGGCCCTCAAGAGCGGCGAAGCGCGGCTGCTGAAATTCTCCAAAGCCCCCCTCGGAGCTAAGACAATGGTAGACGCGCTGACACCAGCGGTCGCGGCCTTCGCGGAGTGCGGCGGCGATATCGCGGCGTCGCTCGAGGCGGCACGGCTCGCGGCACACGAGGGCTGTATGAAGACCAAAGACTACGTGGCGCACTTTGGCCGCGCCAAGAATCTCGGCGAACGCGCTCTCGGCGTCCCCGACCCCGGCGCGGTCTCCGTCTCGATCATATTCAAGGCTTTCGCGAAAACGGCGGCGGAGAACTAA
- a CDS encoding mechanosensitive ion channel family protein: MDFHKKGLYLLLIALLFSLSGGMAQASTLADLREELVRYQTEPAARAAQIAKDLRKVRDIEGGLARQYDIPVSEVLNYEYELEGIINTYYSIYFLQKRTDADSTFILDDNRIKELAAAKPPYPFVFYLDVIEDIDNCRQSFLGFQESIARYRDALQNLSGRKNDIERDYRLCREKSSLSTENRLKYNFELLIIKAKLEHCYADYTFYETNLKIAMQESSELKEKLDTLEPIIRNVRANIDFSADDFAFLDATVNAKVRLLENTVVMLNDKFNSLGAARRSTEYQTDFTKYWIPTEQNLVEDETLLVLDLVELWSATRLTWRSMDDLLSGKFTLKQRRELQARTKAIFEQCRVDLKVVNDDLQSLRRVNQEVSRRFGDDSWLKTKDEIAMRDEFRMNIDARKNRYLSYIVMLGEMSGQFEILIAETDRLIGEANADDRIESIWRDNIGGLLDTEVWSIDDYPITAKKLSLAMVIFLFGLMVTHYAVVLTRRHFEKRAEHVSRHSSLLIQNFVFYLGLIVSFLITLWMLHIPLTAFAFMGGAAAIAIGLGTQKIMGDTLSGILLLFQKKLRIGDEVIIGNTHGIVSEITLQNTVLVCQQSRHLIIPNSKVLDSPVLNLTLNNSLSRTEINISIAYDSDVSLAMGLIRTVLSENPNVLKTPPFRIILSEFEDSAIKFTAFFFVDLSKVFESNVQSAVRMSILDVFREHNIEIPFPQTEVKIKDDDRSDARNKDGK; the protein is encoded by the coding sequence ATGGATTTCCATAAGAAAGGTCTTTATCTTCTCCTGATCGCGCTTCTTTTTTCGCTGTCCGGCGGTATGGCGCAGGCCTCCACCCTCGCCGACCTGCGCGAGGAACTTGTCCGTTACCAGACGGAGCCGGCCGCGCGCGCCGCTCAGATCGCGAAAGACCTCCGCAAGGTGAGGGATATCGAGGGAGGCCTCGCGCGGCAGTATGACATCCCCGTCTCCGAGGTGCTCAATTACGAATATGAGCTTGAAGGGATAATAAACACCTACTACAGCATCTACTTTCTTCAGAAACGCACTGACGCCGACAGCACCTTCATTCTTGACGACAACCGCATAAAGGAGCTGGCCGCCGCGAAGCCGCCCTACCCGTTCGTCTTTTATCTGGACGTTATCGAGGATATCGACAACTGCCGCCAGTCCTTTCTGGGCTTTCAGGAAAGCATCGCGCGTTACAGGGATGCGCTTCAGAACCTCAGCGGGCGGAAGAACGACATAGAGAGGGATTACCGCCTCTGCCGTGAGAAAAGCTCGCTTTCGACGGAAAACCGCCTCAAATACAACTTCGAGCTGCTGATCATCAAGGCTAAACTTGAACACTGTTACGCCGATTACACCTTCTACGAGACTAATCTTAAGATCGCGATGCAGGAATCCTCCGAGCTGAAGGAGAAGCTTGACACGCTGGAGCCCATAATCAGAAACGTGCGCGCGAATATCGACTTCTCGGCGGACGATTTCGCCTTTCTCGACGCTACCGTCAACGCGAAGGTACGGCTGCTGGAAAATACCGTCGTCATGCTGAACGACAAGTTCAACAGTCTCGGCGCGGCGCGCCGCAGTACCGAGTATCAGACTGATTTTACAAAGTATTGGATCCCGACGGAACAGAATCTGGTGGAAGACGAAACGCTGCTCGTACTGGACCTTGTCGAGCTGTGGTCGGCCACGCGCCTGACCTGGCGTTCTATGGACGACCTGCTCTCCGGCAAATTCACGCTGAAACAGCGTCGTGAGCTGCAGGCAAGGACGAAGGCGATCTTTGAACAGTGCCGAGTCGACCTGAAAGTCGTCAACGATGACCTGCAGAGCCTGCGGAGAGTAAATCAGGAGGTGTCGCGCCGCTTCGGCGATGACAGCTGGCTCAAGACGAAGGACGAAATCGCGATGCGCGACGAGTTCCGCATGAACATCGACGCGCGGAAGAATCGTTACCTTTCCTACATAGTGATGCTCGGCGAGATGTCGGGACAGTTCGAGATACTGATCGCTGAGACAGACCGCCTGATAGGGGAGGCAAATGCCGACGATAGGATCGAGAGTATCTGGCGCGACAATATCGGCGGCCTCCTGGACACGGAAGTCTGGAGCATCGACGACTACCCGATAACGGCGAAGAAACTCAGCCTGGCGATGGTGATCTTCCTCTTCGGCCTGATGGTCACTCATTACGCCGTGGTGCTCACAAGACGCCACTTTGAAAAGAGGGCCGAGCATGTGAGCCGCCACAGCTCTCTGCTCATCCAGAATTTCGTCTTTTATCTCGGCCTGATCGTTTCATTCCTGATCACGCTGTGGATGCTGCACATACCGCTGACGGCCTTCGCCTTTATGGGAGGCGCCGCGGCCATCGCGATAGGCCTCGGCACGCAGAAGATAATGGGGGACACCCTCTCCGGCATCCTGCTGCTCTTCCAGAAAAAGCTGCGTATCGGCGACGAGGTGATCATCGGAAACACCCACGGCATCGTCAGCGAGATAACGCTGCAGAATACGGTGCTGGTGTGCCAGCAGTCGCGTCATCTGATAATCCCCAACAGCAAGGTGCTGGACAGCCCGGTGCTGAACCTTACGCTCAATAATTCTCTCTCCCGCACGGAGATAAATATTTCCATCGCCTATGACAGCGACGTCAGCCTCGCGATGGGGCTGATACGCACCGTTCTCAGCGAAAACCCCAACGTTCTCAAAACGCCGCCCTTTCGCATCATCCTCTCGGAATTTGAGGACAGCGCGATAAAGTTCACCGCTTTTTTCTTTGTCGACCTGAGCAAGGTCTTTGAGTCCAACGTGCAGAGTGCGGTGCGCATGAGCATCCTTGACGTCTTCCGCGAGCATAATATCGAAATACCCTTCCCGCAGACGGAGGTCAAAATCAAAGACGACGACAGGAGCGACGCCCGGAATAAGGACGGGAAATAA
- a CDS encoding LysR family transcriptional regulator codes for MDIRKYEVIIKAAECGNLTKAGESFGYTQSGVSHMIKSVEEDFGFRIFLRGRDGVSLTPDGERVIPALREIVKWNESLGQTVSAINGLIRGQLRIGSFTSIAIHWLPKIIRRFQEDYPNISIDITEGGISALESALEEGAVDLTFMSVQPGRSFDRILLRKDPFLAILPKGHPMAGEKKFPLEAFNGVDFILVTHGFDYDTNRILKKHSLTPNIKFTSHDDHTVFSMVENGLGVSILPELVMRSYSGRGVTLPLVPEVSRDLALCVPSFADASPACRRFIEYVKKMISADGSVRET; via the coding sequence GTGGATATCAGAAAATATGAAGTGATCATCAAAGCCGCAGAATGCGGGAATTTGACCAAGGCGGGAGAGAGCTTCGGTTATACGCAGTCCGGCGTCAGCCACATGATAAAGAGCGTGGAGGAGGATTTCGGCTTCCGCATCTTTCTGCGCGGGCGCGACGGCGTAAGCCTCACCCCAGACGGAGAGCGCGTGATCCCTGCCCTGCGCGAGATCGTGAAGTGGAACGAAAGCCTCGGGCAGACCGTCAGCGCCATCAACGGCCTCATACGCGGACAACTGCGCATCGGCTCCTTCACCAGTATCGCCATCCACTGGCTGCCGAAGATAATCAGACGCTTCCAGGAGGATTACCCCAACATCAGCATAGACATAACCGAGGGCGGCATCAGCGCGCTCGAGAGCGCGCTCGAAGAGGGAGCCGTCGACCTTACCTTTATGAGCGTGCAGCCGGGGCGCAGCTTCGACCGCATCTTGCTGAGAAAGGACCCTTTTCTCGCGATCCTGCCTAAAGGACACCCGATGGCGGGCGAGAAAAAATTCCCGCTGGAAGCCTTCAACGGAGTTGATTTCATCCTCGTAACGCATGGTTTCGACTACGATACGAACAGGATCTTGAAAAAGCACTCCCTGACTCCCAATATAAAATTCACGTCGCACGACGACCATACCGTCTTTTCAATGGTGGAAAACGGCCTCGGCGTGAGCATCCTGCCCGAGCTCGTCATGCGCAGCTACAGCGGGCGCGGCGTCACGCTGCCGCTGGTCCCCGAGGTGAGCAGGGACCTCGCCCTCTGCGTCCCCTCCTTCGCCGACGCCTCCCCCGCCTGCCGGCGCTTCATTGAGTACGTCAAAAAGATGATCTCCGCCGACGGCAGCGTCCGCGAAACCTGA
- a CDS encoding proline racemase family protein yields MKIGKMVAVVDSHTCGEPTRIVIGGAPIFRGASMAEKWVDFRHNHNDFRRFIMTEPRGHADMFGAIMVPPVNEEADTGVIFCDSGGSVSMCGHGSIGLASAMVNLHMVQVYEPYTYVKLDTPAGLVTLKVEVVHGEAVSATLQNVPSFVYARGLDLHLPSLGRTVKFDICFGGSFFAIMDAADFGLDLVPQEAPRLIRLGVEVIEEANRQYTVHHPQIPMNNKILLAEFGLHRDGEHARNCVIFGACNVDRSPCGTGTCAKMALLADRGDLAPNEPFLHESILGTLFEGRYEEGPMIGDYHSIIPFIKGSANIVGFNWLISHENDPLLPGFLLH; encoded by the coding sequence ATGAAGATCGGCAAGATGGTCGCCGTCGTTGATTCGCACACATGCGGAGAACCGACACGTATCGTTATTGGAGGAGCGCCGATATTTCGCGGCGCCTCGATGGCGGAGAAGTGGGTGGACTTCCGCCATAACCACAACGACTTCCGCCGCTTTATCATGACGGAGCCGCGCGGCCACGCCGACATGTTCGGCGCGATCATGGTGCCTCCCGTCAACGAGGAGGCCGACACCGGCGTCATCTTCTGCGACTCCGGCGGCAGCGTCTCGATGTGCGGCCACGGCTCCATCGGCCTCGCGTCGGCGATGGTGAACCTGCATATGGTCCAGGTCTATGAGCCCTACACCTATGTGAAGCTCGATACTCCCGCGGGCCTCGTTACGCTTAAGGTCGAGGTCGTACATGGCGAGGCCGTCAGTGCGACGCTGCAGAATGTCCCCTCTTTCGTATATGCGCGCGGCCTCGACCTCCATCTTCCATCGCTGGGGCGGACTGTGAAGTTCGATATCTGCTTCGGCGGCAGTTTTTTCGCGATCATGGACGCCGCGGATTTCGGCCTTGACCTCGTGCCGCAGGAGGCGCCCCGCCTCATCAGGCTTGGCGTCGAGGTTATAGAGGAGGCCAACAGGCAGTATACGGTACACCATCCGCAGATCCCGATGAACAATAAAATATTGCTCGCGGAATTCGGTCTGCACCGCGACGGCGAACATGCCCGCAACTGCGTGATCTTCGGGGCCTGTAATGTGGACCGCTCGCCCTGCGGCACGGGAACATGCGCGAAGATGGCGCTGCTGGCCGACCGCGGCGACCTTGCGCCAAATGAACCTTTTCTTCACGAGAGCATACTCGGCACTCTCTTTGAGGGCCGTTATGAAGAGGGGCCGATGATCGGAGATTATCATTCGATCATTCCCTTTATCAAAGGCAGCGCGAACATCGTCGGCTTTAACTGGCTCATCAGCCACGAGAACGATCCGCTGCTTCCTGGTTTTCTCCTTCACTGA
- a CDS encoding IS3 family transposase, with product MCRFLSVSRSTYYSWLKRRGMEDKDGPLIEAIRTGQNINKNTYGYRRMTLWLNNFIGIHVNNKREGVL from the coding sequence ATGTGTAGATTTTTGTCCGTATCTCGTTCGACATACTACAGTTGGCTAAAGCGGCGTGGAATGGAAGATAAAGACGGTCCTCTCATAGAAGCAATAAGAACGGGACAGAATATCAACAAAAACACTTATGGGTACAGGCGAATGACTCTGTGGCTCAACAACTTCATTGGCATTCATGTAAACAATAAGAGGGAAGGCGTGTTATGA